TGATAAAAAAGTGGAGGTTGTCCATGCGGAAAATTGCGCTGCCCTGGTCCGGCCCGGTGGAGGCGATAGTATACATTACCCTTGCTCTTGGCCTTATTGGTACGATTAATATTTTCAGCGCCAGTTTTGTTAAAGCGGCGCAACAGTTAAACGATCCCTACTTTTATTTGAAAAAGCACCTCCAGGCGGCTGCTGTCGGGGTAATAGCCTGTGCGGTCCTGGCCAGGGTCGACTACCGGCGGCTGCGACCGTTTGCGCCGCTGTTTGCTTTGGGCACTATTGCCCTGCTCTTCGCCGTGCTGCAGGTGGGCCTGGTGGCTAACGGCGCGAAACGGTGGTTAAAACTTGGCATCATCTTTCAGCCTTCCGAGTTTGCCAAACTGGCGGCTCTGCTTGTAACCGCCGCCTTTTTGGGCCCGCTTATTGACCGCCGCCGGGCGGTGACCATTTTCTCCTGGCCAGCCGTGCTAACCGTGGCGATGGGCGCCTTGGTTTTCAAGCAGCCGGACATGGGGACAGCGGTTGTCATCGTCGCCCTATCGCTGCTATTGTATGTTTTGGCCGGACTACCGAGACGGGAGCTGATCCTGCTGGCCGTTGCGGGAGCCGGCGGCGCCGTGGCAGCTGCCATCGCCGCTCCTTACCGGGCACAGCGCATCGCCGCCTGGTTTGATCCTTGGGCACA
This sequence is a window from Sporolituus thermophilus DSM 23256. Protein-coding genes within it:
- a CDS encoding FtsW/RodA/SpoVE family cell cycle protein → MRKIALPWSGPVEAIVYITLALGLIGTINIFSASFVKAAQQLNDPYFYLKKHLQAAAVGVIACAVLARVDYRRLRPFAPLFALGTIALLFAVLQVGLVANGAKRWLKLGIIFQPSEFAKLAALLVTAAFLGPLIDRRRAVTIFSWPAVLTVAMGALVFKQPDMGTAVVIVALSLLLYVLAGLPRRELILLAVAGAGGAVAAAIAAPYRAQRIAAWFDPWAHQQDAGYQIVQSLLAIGSGGLTGAGLGMGASKFYYLPEAHTDFAFAILCQELGFVAAAGVLLMFILFALYGMQIAFRAPDGYGMLLATGATALIVCQAVGNIAMVSGVLPVTGVPLPFISYGGTALMVNLAAIGLLISVGRQAAASRGSAEPKPEPKRLRVTRHHV